The Lycium barbarum isolate Lr01 chromosome 10, ASM1917538v2, whole genome shotgun sequence genome includes a region encoding these proteins:
- the LOC132614792 gene encoding uncharacterized protein LOC132614792 isoform X1, with amino-acid sequence MLLYASKLSLIVMMAPAKPQRIRHLVGTTWESAMKKARTMSSESESESSSMKDAFSKYADYLNNLNDKRERVVKASRDITMNSKKVIFQVHRMSKQNKEEVLDKALKDLAAVNDQYLSRLVKELQGTDFWKLRRAYSPGVQEYVEAATLCNFCKTGTLLTLDEINATLLPLSDPSAEPLQVNILDYILGLADLTGELMRLAIGRISEGELDFAEKICSFVREIYRNLTLIAPEMDDSSDMKQKMEVMLQSVMKIENACFSVHVRGSEYIPLLGSADTSYPLLGMPDID; translated from the exons ATGTTGTTATACGCCTCCAAGTTGTCACTCATAGTCATGATGGCTCCAGCAAAACCTCAACGCATTCGTCACC TGGTGGGAACAACTTGGGAAAGCGCGATGAAGAAGGCGAGGACAATGAGTAGTGAAAGTGAGAGTGAATCATCATCAATGAAAGACGCATTCTCCAAATATGCCGATTACCTCAATAACCTT AATGATAAACGAGAAAGGGTGGTAAAAGCTAGTCGCGATATTACTATGAATAGCAAGAAGGTTATTTTTCAAGTGCACAG AATGAGCAAGCAGAACAAAGAGGAAGTTCTGGATAAAGCATTAAAAGATCTGGCAGCTGTGAATGATCAATATTTGTCCCGGCTAGTAAAGGAACTGCAAGGGACTGATTTCTGGAAGTTAAGACGAGCATATTCTCCTGGG GTTCAAGAATATGTTGAAGCTGCAACACTTTGTAATTTCTGCAAGACTGGGACTCTGTTAACTCTTGATGAGATTAATGCGACCTTGCTCCCATTAAGCGATCCTTCTGCTGAACCCTTGCAGGTTAACATCTTAGACTATATCTTAGGG CTTGCGGACTTGACAGGAGAATTAATGAGGTTAGCAATCGGTCGAATATCAGAAGGAGAACTTGATTTTGCTGAGAAGATCTGCAGCTTCGTACGTGAAATTTACAGGAACCTTACTCTTATTGCCCCGGAGATGGATGATAGTTCAGACATGAAACAGAAAATGGAAGTAATGCTCCAGAGTGTAATGAAGATAGAAAATG CTTGTTTTAGTGTTCATGTAAGAGGATCGGAGTATATTCCCCTCCTTGGATCTGCTGACACCAGTTATCCACTGTTGGGCATGCCAGACATTGATTGA
- the LOC132614792 gene encoding uncharacterized protein LOC132614792 isoform X4, producing the protein MNSKKVIFQVHRMSKQNKEEVLDKALKDLAAVNDQYLSRLVKELQGTDFWKLRRAYSPGVQEYVEAATLCNFCKTGTLLTLDEINATLLPLSDPSAEPLQVNILDYILGLADLTGELMRLAIGRISEGELDFAEKICSFVREIYRNLTLIAPEMDDSSDMKQKMEVMLQSVMKIENACFSVHVRGSEYIPLLGSADTSYPLLGMPDID; encoded by the exons ATGAATAGCAAGAAGGTTATTTTTCAAGTGCACAG AATGAGCAAGCAGAACAAAGAGGAAGTTCTGGATAAAGCATTAAAAGATCTGGCAGCTGTGAATGATCAATATTTGTCCCGGCTAGTAAAGGAACTGCAAGGGACTGATTTCTGGAAGTTAAGACGAGCATATTCTCCTGGG GTTCAAGAATATGTTGAAGCTGCAACACTTTGTAATTTCTGCAAGACTGGGACTCTGTTAACTCTTGATGAGATTAATGCGACCTTGCTCCCATTAAGCGATCCTTCTGCTGAACCCTTGCAGGTTAACATCTTAGACTATATCTTAGGG CTTGCGGACTTGACAGGAGAATTAATGAGGTTAGCAATCGGTCGAATATCAGAAGGAGAACTTGATTTTGCTGAGAAGATCTGCAGCTTCGTACGTGAAATTTACAGGAACCTTACTCTTATTGCCCCGGAGATGGATGATAGTTCAGACATGAAACAGAAAATGGAAGTAATGCTCCAGAGTGTAATGAAGATAGAAAATG CTTGTTTTAGTGTTCATGTAAGAGGATCGGAGTATATTCCCCTCCTTGGATCTGCTGACACCAGTTATCCACTGTTGGGCATGCCAGACATTGATTGA
- the LOC132614792 gene encoding uncharacterized protein LOC132614792 isoform X3: MKKARTMSSESESESSSMKDAFSKYADYLNNLNDKRERVVKASRDITMNSKKVIFQVHRMSKQNKEEVLDKALKDLAAVNDQYLSRLVKELQGTDFWKLRRAYSPGVQEYVEAATLCNFCKTGTLLTLDEINATLLPLSDPSAEPLQVNILDYILGLADLTGELMRLAIGRISEGELDFAEKICSFVREIYRNLTLIAPEMDDSSDMKQKMEVMLQSVMKIENACFSVHVRGSEYIPLLGSADTSYPLLGMPDID; encoded by the exons ATGAAGAAGGCGAGGACAATGAGTAGTGAAAGTGAGAGTGAATCATCATCAATGAAAGACGCATTCTCCAAATATGCCGATTACCTCAATAACCTT AATGATAAACGAGAAAGGGTGGTAAAAGCTAGTCGCGATATTACTATGAATAGCAAGAAGGTTATTTTTCAAGTGCACAG AATGAGCAAGCAGAACAAAGAGGAAGTTCTGGATAAAGCATTAAAAGATCTGGCAGCTGTGAATGATCAATATTTGTCCCGGCTAGTAAAGGAACTGCAAGGGACTGATTTCTGGAAGTTAAGACGAGCATATTCTCCTGGG GTTCAAGAATATGTTGAAGCTGCAACACTTTGTAATTTCTGCAAGACTGGGACTCTGTTAACTCTTGATGAGATTAATGCGACCTTGCTCCCATTAAGCGATCCTTCTGCTGAACCCTTGCAGGTTAACATCTTAGACTATATCTTAGGG CTTGCGGACTTGACAGGAGAATTAATGAGGTTAGCAATCGGTCGAATATCAGAAGGAGAACTTGATTTTGCTGAGAAGATCTGCAGCTTCGTACGTGAAATTTACAGGAACCTTACTCTTATTGCCCCGGAGATGGATGATAGTTCAGACATGAAACAGAAAATGGAAGTAATGCTCCAGAGTGTAATGAAGATAGAAAATG CTTGTTTTAGTGTTCATGTAAGAGGATCGGAGTATATTCCCCTCCTTGGATCTGCTGACACCAGTTATCCACTGTTGGGCATGCCAGACATTGATTGA
- the LOC132613191 gene encoding uncharacterized protein LOC132613191 — MANLMKLEFVALDISGKNYLSWVLDAEIHLDAMGLGDTIKEKNKASNQENAKAMIFLRHHLDEALKIEYLTIKDPLILWKNLKESSNIETNLIAHLLVTEQNNDLLMKNHENRPTGAAPFLEVNEVYAHYSRRGKSRGLSRGHGRARDSGLGRGSDNGQGRNSALGVNHSSKKNHYQRGKKNDDRHEVPEARDSENKCHRCGGSGHWSRTCRTAKHLVELYQASMKR; from the exons ATGGCTAACCTCATGAAACTTGAGTTTGTTGCCCTTGATATTTCGGGCAAGAACTACCTATCATGGGTGCTAGATGCTGAAATCCATCTGGATGCTATGGGTCTTGGAGACaccattaaagaaaaaaataaagcatCCAACCAAGAAAATGCCAAGGCTATGATATTCTTGCGTCATCACCTTGATGAGGCCTTGAAGATTGAATATCTTACTATTAAGGATCCACTCATTTTAtggaaaaacttgaaagaaag cagcaatatcgAGACCAATTTGATTGCTCATCTTCTTGTGACTGAACAAAATAATGATTTGCTGATGAAAAATCACGAGAATCGACCTACTGGCGCTGCACCATTCCTCGAAGTGAATGAGGTGTACGCCCACTACTCTAGGCGTGGAAAAAGTCGTGGCctcagtcgtggtcatggtcgtgctCGTGATAGTGGTCTTGGTCGTGGTAGTGATAATGGTCAAGGAAGAAATTCTGCTCTTGGTGTCAATCATTCATCAAAGAAGAATCACTACCAGAGAGGGAAAAAGAATGATGATAGGCATGAAGTGCCAGAAGCACGTGACTCAGAAAATAAATGCCATCGATGTGGTGGAAGTGGACACTGGTCACGTACTTGTCGTACGGCGAAGCACTTGGTTGAGCTTTATCAGGCATCAATGAAAAGGTAA
- the LOC132614792 gene encoding uncharacterized protein LOC132614792 isoform X2: MLLYASKLSLIVMMAPAKPQRIRHLVGTTWESAMKKARTMSSESESESSSMKDAFSKYADYLNNLNDKRERVVKASRDITMNSKKVIFQVHRMSKQNKEEVLDKALKDLAAVNDQYLSRLVKELQGTDFWKLRRAYSPGVQEYVEAATLCNFCKTGTLLTLDEINATLLPLSDPSAEPLQVNILDYILGLADLTGELMRLAIGRISEGELDFAEKICSFVREIYRNLTLIAPEMDDSSDMKQKMEVMLQSVMKIENGSWIFRFHLNPGKLVLVFM; this comes from the exons ATGTTGTTATACGCCTCCAAGTTGTCACTCATAGTCATGATGGCTCCAGCAAAACCTCAACGCATTCGTCACC TGGTGGGAACAACTTGGGAAAGCGCGATGAAGAAGGCGAGGACAATGAGTAGTGAAAGTGAGAGTGAATCATCATCAATGAAAGACGCATTCTCCAAATATGCCGATTACCTCAATAACCTT AATGATAAACGAGAAAGGGTGGTAAAAGCTAGTCGCGATATTACTATGAATAGCAAGAAGGTTATTTTTCAAGTGCACAG AATGAGCAAGCAGAACAAAGAGGAAGTTCTGGATAAAGCATTAAAAGATCTGGCAGCTGTGAATGATCAATATTTGTCCCGGCTAGTAAAGGAACTGCAAGGGACTGATTTCTGGAAGTTAAGACGAGCATATTCTCCTGGG GTTCAAGAATATGTTGAAGCTGCAACACTTTGTAATTTCTGCAAGACTGGGACTCTGTTAACTCTTGATGAGATTAATGCGACCTTGCTCCCATTAAGCGATCCTTCTGCTGAACCCTTGCAGGTTAACATCTTAGACTATATCTTAGGG CTTGCGGACTTGACAGGAGAATTAATGAGGTTAGCAATCGGTCGAATATCAGAAGGAGAACTTGATTTTGCTGAGAAGATCTGCAGCTTCGTACGTGAAATTTACAGGAACCTTACTCTTATTGCCCCGGAGATGGATGATAGTTCAGACATGAAACAGAAAATGGAAGTAATGCTCCAGAGTGTAATGAAGATAGAAAATG GTAGTTGGATATTCAGATTCCATCTGAATCCTGGAAAG CTTGTTTTAGTGTTCATGTAA
- the LOC132614792 gene encoding uncharacterized protein LOC132614792 isoform X5: MSKQNKEEVLDKALKDLAAVNDQYLSRLVKELQGTDFWKLRRAYSPGVQEYVEAATLCNFCKTGTLLTLDEINATLLPLSDPSAEPLQVNILDYILGLADLTGELMRLAIGRISEGELDFAEKICSFVREIYRNLTLIAPEMDDSSDMKQKMEVMLQSVMKIENACFSVHVRGSEYIPLLGSADTSYPLLGMPDID, from the exons ATGAGCAAGCAGAACAAAGAGGAAGTTCTGGATAAAGCATTAAAAGATCTGGCAGCTGTGAATGATCAATATTTGTCCCGGCTAGTAAAGGAACTGCAAGGGACTGATTTCTGGAAGTTAAGACGAGCATATTCTCCTGGG GTTCAAGAATATGTTGAAGCTGCAACACTTTGTAATTTCTGCAAGACTGGGACTCTGTTAACTCTTGATGAGATTAATGCGACCTTGCTCCCATTAAGCGATCCTTCTGCTGAACCCTTGCAGGTTAACATCTTAGACTATATCTTAGGG CTTGCGGACTTGACAGGAGAATTAATGAGGTTAGCAATCGGTCGAATATCAGAAGGAGAACTTGATTTTGCTGAGAAGATCTGCAGCTTCGTACGTGAAATTTACAGGAACCTTACTCTTATTGCCCCGGAGATGGATGATAGTTCAGACATGAAACAGAAAATGGAAGTAATGCTCCAGAGTGTAATGAAGATAGAAAATG CTTGTTTTAGTGTTCATGTAAGAGGATCGGAGTATATTCCCCTCCTTGGATCTGCTGACACCAGTTATCCACTGTTGGGCATGCCAGACATTGATTGA